A genomic segment from Glycine max cultivar Williams 82 chromosome 1, Glycine_max_v4.0, whole genome shotgun sequence encodes:
- the LOC100798772 gene encoding acid beta-fructofuranosidase yields MGSPNTRTSSSSDSELPCSNYIPVPDGPHSPAEPARREVIVIFCGLLVLVSLVAFNGYSWAHSNGHDGDHHHASSSLPTTLLTVTPNELELSPDTVPWSTWQTTLSRGVSAGVSEKSSWLFNSNNGNGESYPWNNSMLSWQRTAYHFQPEKNWMNDPNGPMYYKGWYHFFYQYNPNGAVWGDIVWGHAVSRDMIHWFHLPLAMVADQWYDKNGVWTGSATILPDGQVIMLYTGSTNESMQVQNLAYPADPSDPLLVDWIKYPANPVLFPPPGIDAKDFRDPTTAWITSEGKWRISIGSKLNKTGIALVYDTNDFKTFERVEGVLHVVPGTGMWECVDFFPVSSKGENGLDTSINGENVKHVVKVSLDDDRHDYYALGTYDEKNVKFTPDDFNNDVGIGLRYDYGIFYASKTFYDQSKGRRVLWGWIGESDSEYADVAKGWASVQGIPRTVALDKKTGSNLIQWPVAEVESLRLRSDEFQNLKVKPGSVVPLEIGTAAQLDIVAEFEIDKKALEKTGQSNKEYKCSTSGGSTERGTIGPFGLLVLADDDLSEYTPTYFYVVKGSHGQLKTSFCSDQSRSSLATDVSKKIFGSFVPVLKDEKLSVRILVDHSIVESFAQGGRTCVTSRVYPTKAIYGAARLFLFNNATEATVTASVKVWQMNSAFIRPFHPDQSNSF; encoded by the exons ATGGGAAGCCCCAACACAAGAACCAGCTCCTCGTCTGATTCCGAACTCCCTTGCTCTAATTACATTCCGGTACCCGATGGACCCCACTCTCCCGCAGAACCAGCTCGAAGAGAGGTGATTGTAATCTTTTGTGGGTTGCTGGTGCTTGTGTCCTTGGTGGCTTTCAATGGTTACAGCTGGGCGCATTCAAATGGACATGATGGAGATCATCATCATGCGTCATCATCATTGCCAACAACGTTGTTAACAGTAACACCCAATGAATTGGAACTGAGCCCCGACACAGTGCCATGGTCAACATGGCAGACGACGCTTTCACGTGGCGTGTCTGCAGGGGTCTCGGAGAAGTCCAGCTGGCTATTCAACAGCAACAATGGGAACGGGGAATCGTATCCTTGGAACAATAGCATGCTGTCATGGCAGAGAACAGCTTACCATTTCCAACCTGAGAAGAATTGGATGAACG ATCCTAATG GTCCAATGTACTACAAAGGGTGGTATCACTTCTTCTACCAGTACAATCCAAACGGTGCAGTTTGGGGTGACATAGTTTGGGGACACGCTGTGTCAAGGGACATGATTCACTGGTTTCACCTTCCACTTGCAATGGTGGCTGATCAATGGTATGACAAAAACGGTGTGTGGACAGGCTCTGCCACCATCTTACCCGATGGTCAAGTCATCATGCTATACACTGGTTCCACCAACGAGTCAATGCAAGTGCAAAACCTTGCATACCCTGCAGACCCCTCTGATCCCCTCCTTGTTGATTGGATCAAATACCCTGCAAATCCTGTTCTATTCCCACCACCTGGCATTGATGCCAAAGATTTTCGTGACCCCACCACTGCATGGATCACCTCTGAAGGAAAGTGGCGCATCAGTATTGGTTCCAAGCTTAACAAAACTGGCATTGCCTTGGTTTATGATACCAATGACTTCAAGACCTTTGAGCGTGTGGAGGGAGTGCTTCATGTTGTCCCTGGCACTGGCATGTGGGAGTGTGTTGACTTTTTCCCTGTATCTAGCAAGGGTGAAAATGGCCTTGATACTTCAATCAATGGGGAGAATGTGAAGCATGTGGTAAAGGTTAGCTTGGATGATGATAGACATGATTACTATGCACTCGGGACTTACGATGAGAAGAATGTTAAGTTCACACCTGATGACTTCAACAACGATGTTGGTATTGGACTCAGATATGACTATGGTATATTTTATGCATCCAAGACATTTTATGATCAGAGTAAGGGGAGGAGAGTGTTGTGGGGTTGGATTGGAGAGTCTGATAGCGAATACGCTGACGTGGCCAAAGGTTGGGCATCAGTTCAG GGTATTCCAAGAACAGTGGCACTTGATAAGAAAACTGGTAGCAACTTAATTCAATGGCCTGTGGCAGAGGTAGAGAGTTTGAGATTGAGAAGCGACGAGTTTCAAAATTTGAAGGTGAAGCCAGGGTCAGTGGTGCCACTAGAAATTGGAACAGCTGCACAG TTGGACATTGTAGCTGAGTTTGAGATAGATAAGAAGGCCTTGGAGAAGACAGGCCAGTCCAATAAAGAGTATAAGTGTAGCACTAGTGGTGGATCAACTGAGCGTGGTACCATAGGACCTTTTGGTCTTCTAGTTTTGGCAGATGATGATCTTTCTGAATACACTCCCACTTACTTTTATGTCGTCAAAGGAAGCCATGGACAACTTAAAACTTCCTTCTGCTCTGATCAATCAAG GTCTTCTCTAGCAACTGATGTTAGTAAGAAAATCTTTGGAAGCTTTGTTCCAGTACTAAAAGACGAAAAGTTGTCCGTAAGGATATTG GTGGACCATTCTATAGTGGAAAGCTTTGCTCAAGGTGGAAGGACGTGTGTAACATCTCGAGTTTATCCAACGAAGGCAATCTATGGAGCTGCTAGAttgtttttattcaataatgCTACTGAGGCCACTGTGACTGCTTCAGTTAAGGTTTGGCAAATGAATTCTGCATTCATACGCCCATTCCACCCTGACCAAAGCAATTCATTTTAA
- the LOC100799297 gene encoding thylakoid lumenal protein TL20.3, chloroplastic gives MSMKISAADMRESDFSGSTFNGAYLEKAVAYKANFPGVDLSDTLTDRMVLNEANLSNAILLRTVLTRSDLGGAIIEGADFSDAVLDLPQKHALCKYVTRVSTRVSLGCGNKRRNAYG, from the exons ATGTCAATGAAAATTTCAG CTGCTGATATGAGAGAATCTGATTTTAGCGGTTCAACTTTCAATGGTGCCTACCTTGAGAAAGCTGTTGCATACAAAGCAAATTTTCCAG GTGTCGATTTAAGTGATACATTGACGGATCGCATG GTTCTAAATGAAGCCAATCTCTCTAATGCCATTCTCCTTAGAACAGTCCTCACGCGGAGTGACCTTGGGGGAGCCATCATCGAAGGTGCTGACTTTAGTGATGCTGTGTTGGATCTTCCTCAAAAGCAT GCTTTATGCAAGTATGTGACAAGAGTAAGCACAAGAGTAAGCTTAGGTTGTGGGAACAAACGGCGAAATGCTTATGGCTAA
- the LOC100776102 gene encoding hsp70-Hsp90 organizing protein 3 encodes MADEAKAKGNAAFSSGDYPAAIHHFSDAIALAPSNHVLYSNRSAAYASLKNYADALADAKKTVELKPDWSKGYSRLGAAHLGLSQYDDAILAYKRGLEIDPHNEPLKSGLADAQKALAAASRPRPSASNPFGDAFSGPEMWARLTADPTTRAYLQQPDFVKMMQDIQRDPNNLNLHLKDQRIMQALGVLLNVKIQTPPTGADTDMPDSPSPSAAASERKRAAEAEPAKQPEPEPEPEPVPMELTGEEKDAEQKKAEALKEKEAGNAAYKKKDFDTAIQHYTKALELDDEDISYLTNRAAVYLEMGKYEECIKDCDKAVERGRELRSDFKMIARALTRKGNALVKMAKCSKDYESAIETYQKALTEHRNPDTLKKLNEAEKAKKELEQQEYFDPKLADDEREKGNEFFKQQKYPDAVKHYTESIRRNPKDPRAYSNRAACYTKLGAMPEGLKDAEKCIELDPTFVKGYTRKGAVQYFMKEYDKALETYREGLKYDSNNQELLEGIRTCIQQINKASRGDLSPDELKERQAKAMQDPEIQNILQDPVMRQVLIDFQENPKAAQEHTKNPMVMNKIQKLVSAGIVQMK; translated from the exons ATGGCCGACGAAGCCAAAGCCAAAGGCAACGCAGCCTTCTCCTCCGGGGACTATCCTGCCGCCATCCACCACTTCTCCGATGCCATCGCCCTGGCTCCCTCCAACCATGTCCTCTATTCCAACCGATCCGCCGCATACGCCTCCCTCAAAAACTACGCAGATGCATTAGCGGATGCCAAAAAGACAGTTGAACTCAAGCCCGACTGGTCCAAGGGTTACAGCCGTCTCGGTGCCGCGCATCTTGGCCTTTCCCAATACGATGATGCTATTTTGGCTTACAAAAGGGGTCTCGAAATCGACCCTCACAACGAGCCCCTTAAGTCTGGTTTGGCAGATGCGCAGAAGGCCTTGGCCGCGGCCTCCAGGCCTCGCCCCTCGGCCTCTAACCCCTTCGGTGATGCTTTCTCTGGGCCTGAGATGTGGGCCCGTCTCACCGCAGACCCCACCACTAGGGCTTACCTCCAACAGCCTGATTTCGTGAAGATGATGCAGGATATCCAGAGAGATCCTAATAACCTCAACTTGCACTTGAAGGACCAGAGAATCATGCAGGCCCTAGGAGTTTTGCTCAACGTCAAGATTCAAACCCCTCCCACGGGGGCTGACACCGATATGCCGGATTCTCCATCGCCCTCTGCGGCAGCGTCTGAGAGGAAGAGAGCTGCGGAAGCCGAGCCTGCTAAGCAGCCCGAGCCTGAACCTGAGCCCGAGCCCGTGCCCATGGAATTGACGGGGGAGGAGAAGGACGCAGAGCAGAAGAAGGCTGAGGCTCTGAAGGAAAAGGAAGCGGGCAATGCAGCGTATAAGAAGAAGGATTTTGATACCGCGATTCAACATTAcaccaaggctttggagttGGATGATGAGGATATTTCGTATCTCACTAACCGCGCTGCTGTCTATTTGGAAATGGGAAAG tatGAGGAATGCATAAAAGATTGTGACAAGGCTGTTGAAAGAGGAAGAGAACTAAGATCAGATTTTAAGATGATAGCAAGAGCTTTGACAAGGAAAGGAAATGCCTTGGTGAAAATGGCGAAGTGCTCGAAGGATTACGAGTCTGCCATTGAGACTTATCAGAAAGCACTCACTGAGCACCGCAACCCTGACACTTTGAAGAAACTTAATGAAGCTGAAAAGGCGAAGAAAGAACTAGAACAGCAAGAATATTTTGATCCAAAGTTGGCTGATGATGAGAGAGAAAAAG GAAATGAATTCTTCAAGCAGCAGAAGTATCCTGATGCTGTGAAGCATTACACAGAGTCTATACGAAGAAATCCAAAAGATCCTAGG GCTTATAGTAACAGAGCAGCATGCTACACTAAATTGGGGGCAATGCCTGAAGGGTTAAAGGATGCAGAGAAGTGCATTGAACTTGATCCAACCTTTGTAAAGGGTTATACCCGGAAAGGTGCAGTCCAGTATTTCATGAAGGAATACGACAAGGCTTTGGAGACATATAGGGAGGGGTTGAAATATGACTCTAACAACCAGGAGTTGCTTGAAGGCATCAGAAC ATGCATACAACAAATTAACAAGGCTAGCCGTGGAGACTTAAGTCCTGACGAATTGAAGGAGCGACAG GCCAAGGCAATGCAGGATCCAGAAATTCAGAACATCCTTCAAGACCCTGTTATGAGACAG GTATTGATTGATTTCCAGGAAAATCCCAAGGCTGCACAGGAACACACGAAGAATCCAATGGTGATGAATAAGATCCAAAAGCTGGTCAGTGCTGGAATTGTCCAGATGAAGTAA
- the LOC100776636 gene encoding pectinesterase inhibitor 9 yields the protein MATTTLMKLAFMLLMNLVICSAESSIGRKSNPNPEEFVKSSCRATRYPVLCVKSLLAYASVIRRSDRQLATTALSVSISRSRSSAWLVKKMLKARGMKPREYRAVQDCVENIGDSVDRLRQSVTELGRTGEDFVWHMSNVQTWVSAALTDDSTCLDGFAGSAMNGNVKALIKDRIVHVAQVTSNALALVNRFASRHPSATQTP from the coding sequence ATGGCAACTACTACACTCATGAAGCTTGCTTTCATGCTTCTCATGAACCTTGTTATCTGCAGCGCAGAATCTTCCATCGGCAGAAAGTCCAATCCTAACCCAGAAGAGTTCGTGAAGTCCTCGTGCAGGGCAACACGGTACCCTGTTCTATGCGTCAAGTCTCTGTTGGCCTACGCAAGCGTGATTCGCCGAAGCGACCGACAACTAGCCACGACCGCTCTGTCGGTAAGCATATCGAGGAGCCGATCCTCCGCATGGTTGGTGAAGAAGATGTTGAAAGCGAGAGGCATGAAGCCTAGAGAATACAGAGCGGTGCAAGACTGCGTGGAGAACATTGGTGACAGCGTGGACCGTCTCAGGCAATCGGTTACGGAGTTGGGGCGGACGGGCGAGGACTTCGTCTGGCACATGAGCAACGTCCAGACTTGGGTCAGCGCTGCCCTCACCGACGACAGCACTTGTCTTGACGGCTTCGCTGGTTCCGCCATGAACGGAAACGTGAAGGCTCTTATAAAGGACAGGATTGTCCACGTTGCTCAAGTCACAAGCAACGCTCTCGCTTTGGTTAACCGCTTTGCCTCAAGACACCCAAGTGCTACTCAAACTCCTTAA
- the LOC100800360 gene encoding MYB-like transcription factor ODO1 has translation MGRQPCCDKLGVKKGPWTAEEDKKLINFILSNGQCCWRAVPKLAGLRRCGKSCRLRWTNYLRPDLKRGLLTQAEEQLVIDLHARLGNRWSKIAARLPGRTDNEIKNHWNTHIKKKLLKMGIDPVTHEPLNKQVSSKDSSSPAEHFSQVNNINIHQVEQNDGVLNSEENSTSSPAENSSGEESLLVDSICSDVSLINSMWLDETPLMDTLWDNTPKVENANNNMGLPIGEDNCAWLLDCQDFGIHDFGFNCFSEVETNVLQAIGMDRKGL, from the exons ATGGGGAGGCAACCCTGCTGTGACAAACTTGGGGTGAAGAAAGGTCCATGGACTGCTGAGGAAGACAAAAAACTCATAAACTTCATTCTCTCCAATGGCCAGTGCTGTTGGCGAGCTGTTCCCAAGCTTGCTGGGCTTCGGCGTTGTGGTAAGAGTTGTCGTCTTCGTTGGACTAATTATCTAAGGCCTGACTTGAAGAGAGGGCTCCTCACACAGGCTGAAGAGCAGCTTGTTATCGATCTCCATGCCCGTCTTGGCAACAG GTGGTCCAAGATTGCTGCCAGGTTACCAGGTAGGACAGACAACGAAATTAAAAATCACTGGAACACCCACATCAAGAAAAAGCTCCTTAAGATGGGTATTGATCCTGTTACTCACGAACCTCTTAACAAACAAGTCTCATCCAAAGATAGTTCATCCCCTGCAGAGCATTTCTCACAAGTGAATAACATTAACATTCATCAGGTTGAGCAAAATGATGGGGTTCTCAACTCAGAAGAGAATTCAACCTCATCACCGGCTGAAAATTCTTCTGGGGAAGAATCCCTTTTGGTGGATAGCATTTGCAGtgatgtttctctaattaacAGCATGTGGCTGGATGAAACTCCTCTGATGGACACATTATGGGACAATACACCTAAAGTTGAGAATGCAAATAATAACATGGGCTTACCAATAGGGGAGGATAATTGTGCTTGGTTGTTGGACTGCCAGGACTTTGGTATTCATGATTTTGGCTTCAATTGTTTCAGCGAGGTTGAAACAAATGTACTGCAAGCTATAGGCATGGACAGAAAAGGGCTTTAG